The Trichoderma breve strain T069 chromosome 2, whole genome shotgun sequence DNA segment TATGTTAATGGCCTCTTCGACACATTCTTTGCAAGTGATGCTTTACATTATTCCAGCAAGAGCTTGgcctttctcctctccaagTTTGTCAATTTCGAAGCCGACAAGCGATATCAGTTGGCTGATTGGAGGATGCGGTATGTTACAAGAACTTAGCCTCTGTGTTATTATGATATTTACTGACGTCTGCTAGGCCACTCCCTGAAGAGATGATGTATTACGCTCGCTCAGATACCCACTACCTTCTCTACATTTATGACAGAATTCGAAACGATCTGGTCCAGTTATCGGATCGAAGCAACCCCGAGAAAGACCTTATCAGCATTGTTCTGAAAAAATCGCGAGAGCTTTCGCTTTCACGCCATGAAAATCTTGAATTTAATGCAGAAACCGGCGAAGGGTCTAGGGGCTGGTTTAACTTTGTCTTGAAGAACTCGCATCTTGGCTACAAGAGCGATCAGTTTGCTGTATTCAGGACTCTTTGGAAATGGAGAGATGTGACTGCGCGCACAGAAGATGAGAACCCCAACTTCGTACTTGGCACCAACAGTTTGACCGAGATTGCACGCGCCAACCCTCCGGATGCCAAGGCCCTTCACAGTCTACTACCACTTACTGCTCCCCTGGCCCGATCCAAGGTGAACGAGATTTGGAGTCAGAtacaagaggaaaaggcaaagggagGACCAACTCTTCTGCAATTTTTTATTGCCCGAGATCCGTCATCACAGCAAAGGGGTGGAATTCCCAGGGTAACAAAgacccaaacccaaaccgCAAAATTGGAAGGAGCTGCCACGGCCACAAAGCTGCAACGCTCGCAGTTATTTGGAGATGTTGCTGTTAGCTCAAGATGGGATGAAACaaaaggagctgctgctgtacaAGAAGACTacttccctttcccttggCAACGGTTTGTTGAAGACGCTACAGACTTCGTTGTTGGAACCCGGCCTGTCCAAGAAACCCCAGTAGCAACAGAAGAGCCAACAAAACCAGCAGCCACCGTCTCCGCCGCCGAAGATGAGAAGGACGAAGAGTTCACCCTGcgcagaggaagaaagagaaaatccGACGCCATTGAAAATGACGAGCCGTCATCTAGTGAAGGCGAGGAGCTGCAagatgatgtgatggatgacAACGCCGTCATTGAGatagaggaagaagacgtaCCCCCTGGGGCCGCCAAGAGGGCGAAGAAactagagaagaagaggaagagagacgaaGCCAAGATGGCTGAGGAGCGGCAACGCTTGGAACTTCGTACTAAgcgacaaggagaaaagcTTGCCCGTAAAGAGCAGCGGAAGaatcagcaacagccagcGGGCTCGTACCAAGCTGTTCCTTTCGACTACAGCAAAGCAGCATCAGTTCTTCATGCCAAGAGggatgaagccaaggagTCAACtcaagaagacaagaagaaggtgtttGACCCGTATGCGAAGAcgggcgatgatgagattaAACCGGCAAGACGGATGCCGCCAATCAGGGGCGAGAAAAGTGCTACATTCAAGAAGTGAAACATATATTCAAGTCAGATTTGATTACATGCATAGATTAGTAGCATTAGCTATCAATTGGGAATACAGGCAGAGAACGGCGTTGTATATAGGTAACTGAATAGGGAGTGAACAATCGCAGAGCTTCCCTTTTTAAGATAATATGATTCCTTGAGTAATTGCAGAGTAAAACATGGCCACAGGTGAATGCTTGTGAACATAACATGAAGCTATTGTCAAACCCAGATAAAAGTTACGGGTAGCTTTAACATATATGGTTGTTAAGCATGAACTCCTCGTGCAAAGTTCTATAAGCTATATAGTTTCTTACGCGTTAGCTGGCGAATATCAGGTAAATGGGAGGATTTCCAGGCACCATGGTTATTCATCTATCAGTAACCTGGCATATGCGGCAGGGAATCACACATTACGCAGCACATCTGCATCACAACTTTGCCCGATCAAGGCTCGTGGCCTGATTGATCGTCTGACAGCAaccctccctctccctctcttccatATTACTTGCCGCACGCGACTCTTTGCCTATGCTGTAAAACCATTAGCCTCAGCAGGCATGCAGTCCTGGTTGGTGGCTGCGGCAACCTCCAGCCATGGCTTAAACTCAATGCTGCCAACAGCAACCCTTTCACCGCACTGCACTGCAACACTTGCTGCAGCACTCGCTGCCCAGCAATTTCCGATGGCCAAGGAATTCTTGTATCCTTGTTTCGAATCATTCGATACGGCTCAATTCACGGAGAATTTTTCCAAATGCATGGCTGATGTAACCTTCTTGCATTTCATCAGGAGAGGTCATGTGACTCGTGAGGGGAATCGTGAGGGGAAGGCATCTCGACTGCACTTCTTTCGTTTCCTTTCTGCTGATTTGTTCATTTACCACGCATCTCCCTTTCATATAACAGGAGAGGACCTGTCGAATGCTGCGATTTCGATTGTTTGAGCAGCGCCACGATGGAAAAAGACTTTGGTTCTTTAGACCGGGATGGCACGGTAGGTGATGCACGGATACCGTGACGCGTGAATGATTGTGGGTTTTCCTTTGAATCGTCCTAAAAGACGCAGCCTGCTAACTTTCAGTAGGAATTTCCTACCTCCGAAAGTGAATGCGGTTTCCAGAGGGAATATCGTTCGGGATATTGATCACCAAGTCGGTTACTCTCCGGGATGTCAACACGAGTGCATGAAATGTTTCAGTCCACTTGGCCCAAAACGACACCATCACATTtgggatgatgagaatgCAGACGCAAAAAGATAAGGTTTCAATGGCAAAAGAGCTTCCGGATCCCTGATGTTCTCATTCTTCGATTCGAGCAATCTGCGACTAAGGCGACTATTGATGTCAATCCAGTCAACTTCCTGGCGTCTTAACTCTGCGTGCGAGTTTATCAAAGCAAACTTCACACCAGCCCATGGCGATTTATCGAATTAGTCTATACATATGTTCAGGAGAAGCGTGATATCGAAGGTGCCGCATATATCATTCCTGAGAGGAAGTCAGTCCTGCTATCGTACATGGCGGTTTACTCAAAAGACTTCCATTCTTGGTCGGCAACGCACGCCTTTTCGGAACCTGTTACAGTCAATACATCATGGCCTCAAAGAGTCAGATATACTCCTTATATCAAAACGTCTGTGGATAACTGCTGGTCAACTGGGAGTCAGCTGGTATATATGATGTCCTGCTCTACACCTGATCCTGATCCACTATGGGGCACAAGACTCGTTCTTCTCCTTATCTCGCTTAGATCCACCAAATCACCAAAGGCCATTATTCCCCAGTCCACTCATGATACAATCACGTCAGCTTTCAGTGAAGCACAAGACCAGGACAAACCCCTCCCCCACTACGAGAGGCTTCTGCACTTTAACACCGTGTGGAGAAATTTGCCTCTTCAGTTTGTGGACACCTTGGTTGATATATCACGCACATCATAGCCCTCAGGACTCACCAAGTCGGTGAAAGCTGAAAAATACAGCGCTGGTGTGAGCTTACTGCCTGTATAATCATAGTTATTATGCACGGTAGGAGCTCTAACTACAGATCTTCAGCTTGCTCCTCTGCTGTCTCAATGAAGCTACGTCTAAATAAGTGAGGGCAATGAATGGGAAAAAATCCCGATACTCATACAGGAGTAACAAGTGTTACCATTTTGTCGATATTACCGCACTGGTCCACGTCAAAGATTGAACATGTCAAAGCTCTTCATTTACTGAAGAGCAGGAATAAATTGAggcttttttttattttacaaTCGACTCCCTGGAGGAGCATGATGGGCTTTACCCAAGATCTATGAGACAGAGGACACCATTTTCATCGATGGCCACCTTCCCCAACCTCTAACACCGTCTATGAtgcatcgtcttcctcgttTTATGTGCACGTTGGCACCCCAATTGCATTTGACAAACCATCAAACTCCAAGTGGCGGACGGTCCAACGTCGTCCCCTTATATTAATTGCTCCATCCACTGGCCGGAGCTTTTCCAATCTCTCGAGAGGCAATTTAGGTCTATGGGCGATTGGTTAGAAATTGACTCAAACTCATATATCTCGGTAAACCTCGGCAAAAACTTACGAACTTGGCCATCAGGGCAATCATGAGGTCGAAAAGAGCGATAGCCTCAACGAAAGCGAAACCCAGAATGGCGTAGGAGAAGAGCTGGCCACGGAGAGCGGGGTTGCGGGCAACACCGTTGATGAGGGCAGCGAAAACGACACCGATACCAACACCAGCACCGGTCAGACCGATGGCAGAAGAACCCATACCCAAGTTCTTGGAGACCTCAACCATGGCCTGGGCGATCTCGGAAGAGTAGGCGCGGCGCTGAGCCTGGAAGGCGTTGCGGCCAGCAGCCTGGATGGTCTGGCGCTTCATGGCCTGCATGGGGCTGCCTTTACACGAATTGATGTCAGCCATTGATTCTGTCAATTGAACTATGCTACAAGACTCTCTGGAGGATCGAATTGCTTCAACCCGAGGTCCATTGctgagggaaaaaaaagttttctCTTGACTCACCAGTGGTGATGGTGCGCTTGGCAGCGGCGAGAGGAGCACGCATGGCAGGGCGAGCAGCCTTGGTGGCCATCTGGGAGGCCAGGCGGGAGGCGAAGACACGGGAGGCCATTGTGATGGTTTGAGGAGGGATTGGAAGGTTGGACTGGAAGGGTTGGATGGAGTGAGGTAAAGGTCAAGtctggaggaagaaggagagagaaaaagagaactggagctggatggagGAATGGCAAGAAAAGAGGACCCACCTCGAGGATTGGCCTAGGGGCATGAGGGAGGTCAGCCGGGGCCAAGTTGGACAAACGAGTGAAATTCCCACCGCCGGAGCCACTGGATGGATGACTGAGGCCGAAGGACCATTTGGGTTGGAAAAGTCGTGGTGCAAATCTTAGGACCGGTCAAGGCATGCCGCCAATGCTTCTCTCGTCCAATCGGGGGAAGCCGGGTACGGATTCACAGCATCTGCAAACAGCCTGAGGCAAGCTCTTCGTTTGCTGCTTTACAAGTTTTACGGCCTGAGGCGTCCGTCTTCTCGACAGATGGTTTACTACTGTGGGAGCCGAAACCTTGGAGTTGCCGGCATTCCAATGAAGAGCAAAGGGTGCTTGTCAGTGGCCATTGACATTGCTGCCAAAAAAGCCATTGGCTTCCTTCAATGTCTATTGGCAGCACGGCAAAGAGTCCTTGGTGCGAACCTTAATCGAACCAAACGCATGTCAACCACTACCACCACCAACTTTCTACGACGCAACAGCTCCCCCTCTTTTACATGATGCTGCGAGTGAAGTCATCCGGGGTTGGTGGTTGACCAGTGCCATGGATTATGGGCTGGCAGCAAGGCCACGAAAATTTTTCTGCTTTGTTGTTGTCTGAGGCACAAAGAAAAGATCGACTAGGCAAATTCTGATACTCCTATATGGATCGACTTATCAGATAGAGAATTTTTGCCGCGTTCAGATAGCATGAGGTTCTACGACTGGATGAGGCTTGTTGGCGCAAGCCCCCACGCCCCACTTGGCGTCATGGTTAGGAGCCGTGCAAAAAGATACGAATGCCGCCCTGTGCCTGTACAGCTCAGAACAACCCAGATAATTGGGTGCCTGACACGTGGGTGGACCTGCAAGGGTTTTCCGACTTTGATTGCATCTCTGCCTGGCTTCTTGCGGTCACGAATTATGGGAGGGGTGTGTGAAGGAggaaaatgaagaatgaaGTACATCAGCTCGATGTATCCCCAAGAGAGCTTACAGAGCAACGGGCAGTGTTCCGGGATCACAAGTATACTTTGAGGCCGAGTACAAGACGTGTGTTTTCGGAACcagttgatgccattgagatAAGGATGGGGACAGGAGTCACAGCTGCTCGAGTGCTCGAGACTCAAGCTGTCGTCAGACCTGGGCTGGGGCCCCTGATGACTCTTCCATTGCTTGCAAGAAGCAAAGTTTGCGTAGCGGTATAAAAGGGAAGCCGTATTCCTGCCGCATCTCCCCGACCTTTTCTTTGAAAGTTTTGGTGAAATGCCCAACTGCCTTTTGCTGCAGGCAAAATGATGTGCGCCGAACCCCCCTCCCAGCAGATGCAGTGGCAGGGTGACCTTGCTCGGCTTCACAACAAAACCTCCTACCGACCGCTGCTACATGCGACGACTAATACCGAGCTCCGTCCGCCCTTCCGCCCGTCATATCTCCTGGTTCTCGACCAAGTGTCCGGCATAGGCATCGACGCACGATGATGAGACGATACTGGATACTGGATGATAACAACTCAACATAGCTACAGGCCGAAAGCAACGGATGAAAACAACGGTACCGGCTATAAGGCGACAAAGCGGTATTCCGCAACATGCTCTGGAACGCTGACTGCCGAACCTTGCCGCACCTTCGCCGCTGCTACGGTGCAGTATGACGTGCCCTGGGAAGCTGAGGTCTCAATCAATCTCGCTGTACCCTTTCCAGCGTCGCGGTGTGTCCAATGAGAGCAAGATGCCCAACACCCTCTTCAGCGCTATTGCCGCCGCTATTCTCGCCGCCGCGTTACATTGACGACGCAATAGCAGGGGTGGATATCTGGCGGTGACCGACCAATGGTCCGGCTGCTCGGCCCAAAATTTACGGAGCACAAGCCGATGGCGGATGCGAAAATTTTTTCCATGAGCCCGAGCCTCGCTGCTCAGCTGGCAAATCAGGGTCCACCCTAGCCCGACTCAGCAGACCTTGAAtccttgaagaagcggcATTATCGCATTGctcaaagacgaagaaatgTCGCAAAATGACGCATTTGAGCAGATACGCGGCTTGCTCTGGGACGGGCGGATCTGGCCGTGCACGAGCATTGCAGCTGCGCATCTCATTGAGCCGAATCCTACAGCGAGAAACTGTACAGTGCCGTGCAAGAAATTTGTGCTCGTCTACTTCTTCGAGTTTTGGCCGCCTGACGAGTCAGTCCCAGCTGTTACCCCAAGCTGCCATGACTTTTACAATtccaaggaggaaaagaatgCAACGTCAGAAACAGTTGTCGGCTCACTTGCATTCGATTCGATGCAGATTGATATACCAGGTTACCCGAAAAGGAATATTCTGCGCAACCTACAGGTTAACAGAGCTCACCGTGCATAGGGGTGAGGTTGCCTTAGGCTCAAACCAAGCAGATGGATCTGTCAATCTGCCGCCTCACCTCGCTTTTCCCACACCCCCTTGTCCTCAGGCATGCATTCATCCCACGCAGCGTCTGTCGCAAGGGTTAGCTTCCCACTCTATTGCAACGTAGCGGTTCTCTTTGCTCCGATGTGGCCCTTTCTGGAAATGAGCAAGGATATGCGATAGGTGGCAGGGGTGTGTTCTTGTTCTGCCTGGCTCCTATCTCACGAGAATTATTCGGGTCCTAAACTATGGAGAATGATGCGTAGATTTTGCCCTGGTGAGATGTCTATATCGCGCATCGCTGTGCATGCGTATGACCGAGGCTACAAAAATGGAggcctttttgtttcttggtCTGACACGATGTGGATTCCTAGTAGTATTTTTCTCACATGGTGCCTAACTGAAGGTGGGTGCCATCAAGCCGGCGACAGACTTGAAGAGCCTCCTCGGAAGCTATCTCTGCTCCGTAGATGCGCTTGATTTCCTATTCGAGAGAGTCACAGAGAATAGGGTTGTATCTGTAAGCTTATCCAGACCTAATTCAGCTTGTTCTGCAACCCTCTCGGGATAGAGCTAGAATCCGGCTGCGGTCTAACACCTCCGATAACATCGAATAGCCAAAGATGAAAGCCTATCGAGAAGCCCCTAGTTCTTAAGGAGAAGCATAGTAACCTCGCAAGGCCATTGATAGATCAGCAGTGAACCAGGACAGTAAAAATAGAAATCAAGCGAGCAAATGatgtagaaaaaaaaatcaaaaggGGGGTATCATTGTAAATCCCATTGCGCCAAGGCCCATCCGCATCCTCTATCCTATCCTCTATCCTCTTGCCGAAGCCTCGTCTCTAGATTCAGCACTTTCGCTGGCTGCCTTCTCCGCCGTCTTCATTGCATATCCCTCTATGAAGCCATCCGAATCACACGTCTTCTCCAAAAGCAGCCGATGAGCAGCCACGTATCGCCGCACCGCCTCCTTGTCGATCCGGACTCGCGGGACTTGCTTGACAGTCGGCTTGGGCTTTagcttctcatcttccgcCTCGGCCGATGTTCCTTTGATGTTCTGTTTCgccgcatcttcatcggcggcggctgctgcttgtttcttcttcttgtcttcttcagatAGGTGAACTTGCTGGTCCTCTACAGGCTCCGGCTTTCCAGGCCCCacgccagcatcctccacGACACCCATGTCTCTCAACACACCCAAGCAGTCTTCCGGTGTAATCCACGTCGCTTGACTGCAGTCCTCCACGTCAACAAGCGTCTCTTGGCCCTTTTCCTGATCCGTCTGCGTAACGTCCAGGCTAAGCAGCCAGCGGGCAATCTCTCCGGCCCAGAACCGCTGATATCCCTTCTTGCCCAAATCAGATATAGGCTTCTCAGGACCGCCCATGATGCCTTCCCTTCGCGAGATTTCGTAGGAGGCGCCCATTAAGAGGGCGCCGAGTCCCTTGCGTTGCCACGGAGGGAATATGAGGATACATGCCAGGTTATTGTTGTCCCAGGAcatcttctcttttgagaagaagcctgTGATTTGCGGCGTCATAGGGGGAGTAGGTATACTAGATGGCGTTGCCACGCTTGGTGGTGTGTATACCAATAAGAAGTAGTTGAACCCTGTCACGTCAAAAAAGACGGACTTGTTATCCAGGAAGAGCTTCGCAAAGAGGGACAGGTTCTGGCAGAAGAGCTGAGACAAGAGAAGTTAGTTGTAAGCCAGCAAGAGGCAAATCATGAGTGATAGGACTCACCACATCCTGCTCTCCGTCCACCTCCCAGAGGCTCCATTCTCCCTCATCCTGAACGACTTCCTCAACGTATCGTAtgtttccttctcctcgccgCTTTTTCTGTCCTGGACCTCGGCTGCCATCCTGCGCAACGTACACGGTCCGCCTGCCCTTGGGATGTACATATATCTTGTTCCCAGGGACATGAGCTCGCTGCTGGCACAGTTTGACGTGACCCCACCAAGCCACGAGCTCTTTGGCATACTTGAAGCAGCTAGGACAGACATACAGCCTTTCTAGCATGGGCAGGccgtctttctctttctttgacaGCCCCTTCCCAGCGGCGTCAAGAAGCCCGTCCTTGCTGCCTCCCTTCGCATTGCCTGATGTAGCTCCTAGAACTTCTTTACCGTAATAGCTCGGATACCACGTACGGAAACATAGGTTCCCCAAAACAACCTTGTCGATATTACGATCTGTCCTCGGAGGCGGCCGATCAGACACGGGCAGTGTCGGCGGCTTAGGAGGTAGCACTGGTGTGATTACCATTGGTGCCGGCCCCATCTTATCTAGTCTTGGAGGCGGCGCCGAGGGCCCGTGAGGCCTCACCAATGAAGACTGTCGGCCATGCTGATTCGCCTGAGGAACGTGGTACGTGATCTCGGGCGCAACCAGATCTGAGGGGCGCCTACGGTCCTTGGAAGGGGCACTATTGCTCATctcggccatggcagctGTCCGCTTGGGAGGAATTGGGGCAGCCGCCGCAACTCTGGAGCCGGGCGGGAGCGACGAGGGTATCGCGCTGCGGGAGGCAGCTGTCGAGATGTTTGGGAGAGGCGGGAGAGGCTGAACGGCaacagctggaggaggagggagcgGAGAGGCCTGCGCGCCAGGAGGGCGAGGGCCATTGCGCGCGCCTCGCTTCAGCGGATCGGCCACGAGGATCGGAGGCAGAGGAACGGCGGTGACGGCGGGCACAGGAGCGGTCATTTTGTGCGTCGTGGCTACTGGAGGTGCAGGAGTCGGCGGCACAAGCGCTGAGGCGGGAACCGGAGGAGGCAGCACAGGAGTCTGACGCGTCGCACGGCGCGTGGAGGATTGCGGATCAGGCTGCTGGTCAGACGCAGGATCGGGCTCGTCTGGTCGCTTGCGCTTTTGCGGCATCGCTTGATG contains these protein-coding regions:
- a CDS encoding 3'-5' exonuclease domain-containing protein, with protein sequence MESSQDFNSLQEEIQKSLISTIKSANRIASHDLSFQRTVNPDVAEELDDKTSRILDLSTRLLNSAARACGLKPPKLEDPEDVDMNWRKVVDVVDSVLEKADRAIDEYTGLVKQRENGDSDSNSKPKQTKSTSKVIRNANVKKPQLDFEIKPNNFPDGPWKPLLTEKPHSEVSLDDSLVTFVGDNGAPQFKHPYEPEISSMQYPDRVFQILDPIPPQPVESTAATWVDTYEGVVEMLQELKEAKEIAVDLEHHDFRTYVGLVSLLQISTREKDWIVDTLKPWRHKLQVLNEVFADPTIVKVFHGAYMDMVWLQRDLGLYVNGLFDTFFASDALHYSSKSLAFLLSKFVNFEADKRYQLADWRMRPLPEEMMYYARSDTHYLLYIYDRIRNDLVQLSDRSNPEKDLISIVLKKSRELSLSRHENLEFNAETGEGSRGWFNFVLKNSHLGYKSDQFAVFRTLWKWRDVTARTEDENPNFVLGTNSLTEIARANPPDAKALHSLLPLTAPLARSKVNEIWSQIQEEKAKGGPTLLQFFIARDPSSQQRGGIPRVTKTQTQTAKLEGAATATKLQRSQLFGDVAVSSRWDETKGAAAVQEDYFPFPWQRFVEDATDFVVGTRPVQETPVATEEPTKPAATVSAAEDEKDEEFTLRRGRKRKSDAIENDEPSSSEGEELQDDVMDDNAVIEIEEEDVPPGAAKRAKKLEKKRKRDEAKMAEERQRLELRTKRQGEKLARKEQRKNQQQPAGSYQAVPFDYSKAASVLHAKRDEAKESTQEDKKKVFDPYAKTGDDEIKPARRMPPIRGEKSATFKK
- a CDS encoding ATP synthase subunit C domain-containing protein is translated as MASRVFASRLASQMATKAARPAMRAPLAAAKRTITTGSPMQAMKRQTIQAAGRNAFQAQRRAYSSEIAQAMVEVSKNLGMGSSAIGLTGAGVGIGVVFAALINGVARNPALRGQLFSYAILGFAFVEAIALFDLMIALMAKPKLPLERLEKLRPVDGAINIRGRRWTVRHLEFDGLSNAIGVPTCT
- a CDS encoding MOZ/SAS family domain-containing protein is translated as MPQKRKRPDEPDPASDQQPDPQSSTRRATRQTPVLPPPVPASALVPPTPAPPVATTHKMTAPVPAVTAVPLPPILVADPLKRGARNGPRPPGAQASPLPPPPAVAVQPLPPLPNISTAASRSAIPSSLPPGSRVAAAAPIPPKRTAAMAEMSNSAPSKDRRRPSDLVAPEITYHVPQANQHGRQSSLVRPHGPSAPPPRLDKMGPAPMVITPVLPPKPPTLPVSDRPPPRTDRNIDKVVLGNLCFRTWYPSYYGKEVLGATSERLYVCPSCFKYAKELVAWWGHVKLCQQRAHVPGNKIYVHPKGRRTVYVAQDGSRGPGQKKRRGEGNIRYVEEVVQDEGEWSLWEVDGEQDVLFCQNLSLFAKLFLDNKSVFFDVTGFNYFLLVYTPPSVATPSSIPTPPMTPQITGFFSKEKMSWDNNNLACILIFPPWQRKGLGALLMGASYEISRREGIMGGPEKPISDLGKKGYQRFWAGEIARWLLSLDVTQTDQEKGQETLVDVEDCSQATWITPEDCLGVLRDMGVVEDAGVGPGKPEPVEDQQVHLSEEDKKKKQAAAAADEDAAKQNIKGTSAEAEDEKLKPKPTVKQVPRVRIDKEAVRRYVAAHRLLLEKTCDSDGFIEGYAMKTAEKAASESAESRDEASARG